The proteins below come from a single bacterium genomic window:
- a CDS encoding glycosyltransferase family 39 protein — translation MFESPRRHREQGLKAAKPNTLDLVDYIFLVACLILGFYLRFSFLRQTNAVIDADEAIVGLMAKHIAAGFPVPIFYYGQAYMGSLEAILVAGVFYIFGPSSLGLKLVPLLFSMIFILCVYFLGRYLFDRTAGRFAALFAAVPPHGLLVWSTKARGGFIEVVVLGTICLILGLKILKYYKFNIRSFSLLGLILGLAWWVNNQSIYYCFALGLTLGLYALIRLGLLRSLTLLTVTLSSFLLGGAAFWYANLSWRPKFQSFFIFEHSNPSDLVKNIHGFFAQGLPMILGARRFWNTTAVFPYAEVIAYSCFTVIMIVAVSLAVLRREHRGGIILLLVFTCSIPLIFATSQFGWLSQEPRYLLPLYSSYFPLIGLSLSFLRSRTEELGAIAEAAVYILFSALLSLHLASLYHGEITPGEPFIFKGERVAKDQSQLYDWLEQNNYRHIKTNYWIGYRTAFETNEAITFSRYKGPQSLRIPDYERDIRRREYAPLVLVPTQANLLSKGLSDQGFRFRTTPVGSYVVIDQISPISGEQKLVPLQAEELATTHNQEERALLVDGKEDQRWGTKHVQEPGMRIDVNFSKPRIISGLNLDLGAWKHDYPRELVIYGISPDGSSCKLIDTRGNTALHYALEEERTLEFYFPKLSVKGLSISQEGQTPQMDWSLAELKVFEPENDK, via the coding sequence ATGTTCGAATCACCCCGCAGACACAGAGAGCAAGGCCTAAAAGCTGCAAAGCCAAATACGCTAGATTTAGTTGATTATATCTTTTTAGTCGCTTGCTTGATTTTGGGGTTTTATTTGCGGTTCTCTTTCTTGCGCCAAACTAATGCTGTGATTGATGCAGATGAAGCTATAGTTGGTCTGATGGCAAAACACATCGCTGCCGGATTCCCTGTGCCAATTTTCTACTACGGACAAGCCTATATGGGTTCGCTAGAGGCGATACTTGTTGCAGGAGTATTTTATATATTCGGGCCTTCATCCTTAGGGTTGAAGCTCGTTCCGCTTTTATTTTCGATGATTTTTATACTTTGCGTTTATTTTTTAGGACGCTATTTGTTTGACCGCACTGCTGGACGATTTGCGGCGCTTTTTGCTGCTGTCCCACCGCACGGACTGTTAGTTTGGAGCACTAAAGCACGTGGAGGTTTTATTGAGGTCGTAGTTTTAGGAACCATTTGCCTAATCCTCGGGCTTAAGATTCTAAAATACTATAAATTTAATATCCGCTCTTTTTCTCTCCTGGGCCTGATTTTAGGACTTGCGTGGTGGGTCAATAATCAATCGATTTATTACTGTTTTGCTTTAGGATTAACACTTGGTCTTTATGCTCTCATTCGGCTCGGGCTTTTACGCTCATTGACATTGCTGACTGTGACCTTATCTAGCTTTTTACTTGGAGGCGCGGCATTTTGGTATGCCAACCTTAGCTGGCGTCCCAAATTTCAGTCCTTTTTTATTTTTGAGCATAGCAATCCAAGTGACTTAGTGAAAAATATTCACGGTTTTTTTGCTCAAGGACTCCCGATGATTCTTGGAGCCCGTAGATTTTGGAATACTACAGCAGTTTTCCCTTACGCTGAAGTTATTGCCTACAGCTGTTTTACCGTGATTATGATCGTTGCTGTTTCCCTGGCGGTTTTGCGGCGAGAACACCGCGGCGGGATTATCTTACTTTTGGTTTTTACCTGCTCGATTCCACTTATTTTTGCAACAAGCCAATTTGGTTGGTTGAGTCAAGAACCACGCTACCTACTTCCGCTCTATTCGTCCTATTTTCCCTTAATTGGCTTAAGTCTGTCTTTCTTAAGATCGCGCACAGAAGAGCTTGGAGCGATTGCTGAGGCTGCCGTTTATATACTTTTTAGCGCACTCTTGAGCTTGCACCTAGCGTCACTCTACCACGGAGAAATCACTCCAGGAGAGCCCTTTATTTTTAAAGGGGAGCGTGTGGCAAAAGACCAGAGCCAACTTTATGATTGGCTTGAGCAAAACAACTATCGACATATTAAAACAAACTACTGGATTGGCTACCGCACCGCATTTGAAACAAACGAGGCGATTACATTTTCTCGCTATAAAGGGCCACAAAGCTTGCGTATTCCAGATTATGAGCGGGACATAAGACGTAGAGAGTATGCCCCACTTGTGTTGGTCCCTACGCAAGCTAACTTGCTTAGTAAGGGGTTAAGCGATCAAGGTTTTCGTTTTCGTACGACCCCAGTAGGGAGTTATGTTGTAATTGATCAAATCTCCCCTATTTCAGGTGAGCAAAAGTTAGTTCCACTCCAGGCAGAAGAGCTAGCTACTACCCACAACCAGGAAGAGCGGGCGTTACTTGTTGACGGCAAGGAGGATCAGCGTTGGGGGACAAAACATGTGCAGGAACCTGGCATGCGTATAGATGTAAATTTTTCAAAACCGCGCATAATTTCTGGCCTCAATCTTGATTTGGGCGCTTGGAAGCACGATTATCCGCGGGAGTTAGTTATTTACGGGATTTCTCCAGATGGCAGTAGTTGTAAATTGATTGATACTCGCGGAAATACTGCCCTACACTACGCGCTTGAAGAGGAAAGGACACTGGAGTTTTATTTTCCGAAGCTCTCTGTTAAAGGGTTGAGCATCAGCCAGGAAGGACAAACCCCGCAAATGGATTGGTCACTAGCTGAATTGAAGGTCTTTGAACCTGAAAATGACAAGTAA